The genomic interval AGTGGTGGTGTGTAGCATGTGGCAAATTATCAGACATGCAAATCAGGAGGAGGCAGCTGTGGAATCCTTAATTATGGTGCAGGTCCCCCACAAAGGCACctctccacccacccaccccctggAGCCCCTCCAGACTTCGGCAGCAGCCCCCTCCTCCCACTGCCCTTGTACCccgagacagacagatggaccaGAGGCAGAATCTGCAGcagtgggaggagagaagagtttGGGGAGGACTGGGTGGTGTGGTGGGTTGTGGCACCGGGGGTGGAGCTGCTATATGTTGAATTGGAAGTGGGGGTACTGTTTATTTTTGGATTCAATTGAAGTGTCAGTCTGAGCATCCTTGTTGTCTCAgttgctttcaaaataaatagtGTCACCCTGTAGCCCTGAGATGTTCAGAGCCTAAAGGCAGGGATATTCCTCAACAACTGTCCTTacgcgatgtgtgtgtgtctgtataacTCCTCTGATATAAGGACCCCTCACTGTGTGATCTAAAGGAGATTAACCAGGAAATCCCCAATCTCATATTAAATCCAAATCAAAAGCCCTTGTTTTTACCcggattcagaaaaacacatcatttaaaaaaaacattttttgaaaactAATTTATTTTGGGGGGGTTTAGCCGCTTAAGAACTGAGGAAAGTAAGTTTGTGCGTCCATTGTTTTGCGGTCTGAAGCCGATTCTGAAACCGGAGCCATGTGCTCTCCTGTTCTCTGCAGCTGATTGGGGAAGAGGCCGATTCAATGCTAATGCCCCCGAGTATCTTCCTTCCACTTTGAAACACATGCAGCTAATTGAACATGAATAGGAGATGTGCTAGGGGTGAAACCTAATCCTATCTACTACTCAACCTCCACACCCCCCTCATCCTCCCCCCGctaaaaaccacacacacacacacacccacacaccagcGCCCTCAGCCCATCGAGACCCCTGCAATGACCCAGATTAGCTCCAGTTCTATGCAGCGAttgtgaataaaatgtttattttttggtgttaaatttagttttattcCTCACATGAGTATTTCAGACCGTCAGCAGCTCTCCTGAAAGCAGTTTAACACAATCAGCAGGAGAGATGCATTGCTTGCTATTATTATGCATATTTTTTACAGCCTCTGTGTTTCTTAACCTCTGCCTCCTGCCCACCCCCCAAACTGCCGTCATTTGCATCCCTTCtcattcctcttctcttctccctctccaggAGCTGAAGCTGCCGGTGTACCGGGCTCACTCGCCGCAGATTGGCATGCGACGGTACTTCGCGGACTTGCTGGCCATCCTCAGTAATCGGTATCAGCTATGTCCTACAGCACGCCACCTGGCCGTCTACCTGCTGGACTTGTTCATGGACCACTATGATGTGGCTGTCAAGCAGCTCTATGTGAtcgccctctcctgtctgctccTAGCCAGTAAGTCCCTAAACAGCCTTCCAGCTTCTTCCTTGACTCCGTCTACATGTCTGTTTTACACTCCAGGTGGTTTTTGACTGACTAACCCTTCATCTTCCTTATTATTCCGAGACGCGTGTTGAAATTGTTGCTTTGGAAACTACAGTTCTCAAATCCAAATATTGAAACAGTTCAGAGGTAGCTTAACTAAGATTAGATTTTATGTTGTCATCATAACGTGCAAATTCACAAGAGCTGCAATGTAAATACTCTGAGCTAAAAAAGGAGCCGTGGCTGTGGTTCATACCCAGATGGCACAAGGCCCCTCACAAGGCTAATTTGAGTTAGAGACCATGATGATTTTCATTTTCCGGCTACACTGCTAACGCTGCGACGCTAGTTTCACGAAAGACTCCTTGTTAGCATTGTGGTGGGATGACTATACCATTGTTTTAGTGGAAACTACAGAGCGTTATCTGTGTAGTTGATGCTAGCTGGGATAACACGTCTGGGGCTGCTCCTGTTATTCTAATCCTATACAGTGAATCTCAGATGAACCAGTTTCATGTGGTTAAAATATCCTcttattaaaacatgttttcaccccccccccttttcatTTTTATCTCTGAAAACATTGTTGGATGCATTTCATCCAACCCCCACACCAATCCTCTGGTTAATTATTCATTAGCACTTTTCTTTGCGATCGCTATGTTTTCATACCTAAAAGATTGATTCATACCTACACTTCTGTGGAGTCTGATGTAGTGTATTCCTCTGGGTCACAACCTCTACTTCATCAGCGTGCCACACCATTGTCCTGAATGACCTGCATTGTTTGTATTTGCATTTGTACAATCATACAATCATTTGCTGTTATTGAGCCTTTCCACCATCGGGGGAAACGGACAGGACGGAGAAGTCTGACAATATGATAGTTGGAATAAGGTTTGTTAGCTTGTTCAGTTAggtcttttcatgggatttgtttTATGAAAATATGTTTAGAAAATACTAGCgttatcatttaaaaactgtccCTGCAAAAAGCATTTTACAGAAACTAAGTCAAGttgaaactttttattttactacgGTTCCTTGTTTTTAAGCCAGTTCgattggttgttgttgttctgtacTTGTAGCTGCTTTTCTCAAGCTGTCAATTTTTCTGTATGAATTTCTGTTTCACTGCTGTGGTGCGACGACCAGTAACCATGTTTCTCtgctgcaaaacagaaaaatgctTTATTGCAAAAGCAGGTGTGTTAATCTTTGTCTGGCTGACGCATGGTGTGGCTTGCGTCTTAGTTAttagtgtctctgtgtctgcctCGTGATTCACCGACAGAGGTTTTCTGTGCATTGATGCAGCCCTCGGCATCATGGGTAATTAGACTAATGATAACGTCAAAGAGGGAGTCTGGAACAGGGTCCGCTCACTTGGGAGGGCtcagcatgtgtgcatgtgtatgtttaGAGGCACAGAGGCCATCTCTGCAATCAGAGTAGTCTCTGTGGTGCAATAGATTTGAATATGACACTTGAAAgaggttttatttaaaagcaaTCTCACAAGGATCCAAGAATAGCTTTGAGAGTTGGCTCTTGGAGTGATATAAATATTTTCAACCTAACCTGGACAGAGGTTCTAATTTAACTCTCCTTTATCGTTTTTTTTGTAGAATCTTTTGATTGTGGAGTTCAGTTGGTTTGCCTCACTCCTCTTTGCTCTCCTGCCTCTGACTCCTCCACGACTCTAGGGAGTCTCTGCCATGATGGATGAAGGCTTGAAAGGGTGTTTGATTCAAAGTTGTCTTGGGTTTTTATCTGTCCTGAGGTGCTTTGGAATCTGGCCTAGTTATTGAACGGCCTCCCCAGATCCCTCTGCCTTCCTTTGACAGGCACATACATTGTCTTTCTTCAAATATTTCTGGCTTCTGCACTCGGTTAATTAATCGCGACCTCTTTTGTGCCTCTCAGCAGTCACTGCTTAATCCTGTTACTCCattgtggctgtgtgtttttgtggatgcttgtgtgtgcatgtgtttgttcatgGATGAGCTCCTTTTCATTTGCAAGAGGAAGATCTTTGTCAGGTTTTCGAACCCACAGGGACAGAGTGTTATTGACTGTTGGGTACTTATTAAGAGACCTCACTTTATTCCAGAGAACACAATTTTTCAAGGAAATCAAAATcctggaaaatgaaatgtaaatttcaGTGAAGGCTGTTTATGTATACACTGCATATTTCCATTTGAAATCACTCCACAAACTTAAATGTCTATTGTGTTAAATTCCATGAAGTCCTGCAGTGATCACATCAGTCTTCTTGACAGATCTTGCTCCCTGGAGTCAGACCTCTGCATATTGCAGCTATTTGTTATGGTAAATGAGATTGTCGATGTGTCTCTGCTGCCTGCCAGCACAAGACTGCTATggatttttattgttgttgcaACACTTCctaatgtatttatgtattcagTGAAGTTGGTCTGTGGATCCTGATAATGAACGTTAGATGCTCTAGCAATCTAATTTGTCATGTCTCCACTGTGACTTATTATTCATGCTGGATGTCTTCTATTTTGTTCAGTCAACCTGATCCAATGAAGGGTCTCTAAAGCAAAAAAAGAGCATCCTGTGAAATGCACAAGAAGCTCAGTCACTAAACAGTACACTTACATAGGCCTCAGAGCctgggggtagggggggggacTGTGTGCTGAGGGGCACCTGCCATATGCTCTCCGAGTCAGGCCTCAAACAAAAGCCTGTCAATGCAAGCAGGACAGCCAGCCAGACGCTTcccagagagggggaggggagcaGAAACTGAGGGCTGGAGGTTGAGTGTGcaggcgtgtgtttgtgtgttcgtgGTAGAGACTTGCTGTAAGCTAACCTTGCTAAATAAGGAGATGGTTGCCGTGGCAACCTTGCGATAAACCTATGGATTTTTGCACATCCTGATCACCCTGATTAACATACACGTTCATGTCTAAATGTATTTCCTATTTGAATGGACGTTGCTTAACTACTGCACAGCAATTGAACTGAGTGGGTTCTGGTCTTCCTGCGTTTAGCTGCTAGCTGTGTTTCCTCTTCGTTCTCTCACCTTGTCAGGGACAGGCGGAGAGAGCCGGTCCTGGGACAGGGTGGCCAGTAAAAGCAGCTCCACATCCCTGGGGGGGTTGGGAAATGAGTGGAGCGGTACTTCAAAGCCAGGTTGGCTGCTGATGTTAAACAGGGTggaaagggagggagaagaggtgGCCTGCAAAATGGGACATATTAGAAGTGAACCACTCTGCAGGGTGCCCTGAAATGTAGATGAATAGGGAACCCACTCCCCCTTTTATGCCCCTCTGAGGTTTGACAGTAATTCTGATGGAACTGTTGTCATGTGCAGCCCTCGACATTAATGAAATTATGTAGAGATGTAGAGATGGGTGTGGACATGTGGATATCATAAATTATTATCAGATGCTACTAAAGCACCAGTTCATATTTTATGTTGGGGAGCTGTTGTGTAGATTAGACACATTTTGAGATGTAATAATATTACATctcaaaatgtaataatatttagtgttttgttgtgtaatGCACAAGGCTCTGTTTGCTCACATTCTCTCTGTGTCGGCCATCATCACCTATATGgcaagacccccccccccccaacacacgcacacagacataGGGCGAGTTTTCTAGGATTCTCTTTGGTCACCCAGGCATTAGCATCAAGGGTCAAGGGTCAGCCTGGGCCTACAATGCGTGAGCCGCCAGGGCCAGGGGTGGCAACACAGAGATTCTGTGATGGAGCTGTGAGCGATTTCACACTCCCAATGAAAGATGAACCAGTAGATAAAAGGGAGTTTAACAAGCAAAGGAAATTCCTCTATTGGCTGTCAagtgaaagaagaggaaagtaaAGATTAACTTGAGTTATTccttataaataattattttacttcATTTGGGACAATGAAAACTGAACTAGAAATTTGGTTTCGTTAAAATGGGGATCAACAGAAACAAtgttctttgtctctgtgcgagAACGCACCTCTCAGGTTTCCTAACGGCCCCTATCACTCTTAACCACTCCGCACCCTCACCTCCTTCCCCAAGCAGCACACCTGGGAGGAGGCGCTGCAACCCAGCCTTACCTCTCCCTAACCCCTGACCTGTAACCCCTCCTGTGTGAGTGGGCCTCCTGTAGTGTCAGTACATGGAAAGGATAGCTGGTGTAGATCCAAAATAAAAAGCAAGGCTGTTTTTGTCCGTCATCACTGTGTCTCTTCCCTGCTCGCTGACTTCAGATAGGATCATCGAGTCGCCTGCATTCCAGGTAGTCTGAACTCCCAGGAGAGGAATTCAGTGTTCACTTTCAGAAGGACAGCAGAGGTGTTTGCATGTTGCTACAGGGTATCAGTGAGAAGATGGAATACATTTGAGGAAGTCCAGATTAATGACACTGAAGGAGGCTTCATATTCTTTTGAAATGGGATTGTACAAATTGCAAGACAGAGTGAAATATCCCAATTCTAAAATGAATTGAGATTTCAATGCACAGTTTATCCTGTTTTTTTAGCTCTAGAGATAAAACAAATAGTAGCTTATGAAAAAAACACCAAGAGTGTCTCTggtaataaatgtttttcaaaagaacagtggaaaacaaaaaatattcctCAGATTCTTAGCACCTATTTCTATCAATTTCAAATGAGACCTGGCCCTGACACTGGATGACGTTGCTTGTGCTTCAGAAAAAGTAGAAACGTCGGAGCACGAGGATTTTTATGTTTTGGCccagagttttattttattttttattgctgGATCCCTCTGTGGCTGCTCTCTAGCTGTGGCATCTCATTGAAATGAATGAGAGCCCTGTATTGTCACACAGACTGTGATCTACACCGCAGTCGGTTCTTTTTACAGTGAGTTAAACTGCTTTGTGGCTCAATCTGCTACTGTATTTCTGTtggttgttttaattttttccaAGCTGTTGGGGCGTCCCACGTTTCTCATGCGCCCAGACACCCACAGTAGTAAACCAAAGGAGTAATCACAGAGCACAATGAGGAGATTGACTTCCACTGTCTCTCTAAAGATCAAAAAAGGCTGGGGTTGTGTGGAGATTGGGGGCATTGATGGCTTTTTATGGCATCGTCTGTGTGGACACAGCAGTCTGGGAGCAGACAGAGGCCTGATCCAGAGGATATGAGGGTGAGAGAAAGGGGTAAGTGTGGACTGGGCCGTGCAACTAGCCCTTAACAGCCTTGTTTCACTGTGCTTCCTGTTCTGCCGGAGAGACGCCATTACTGCCTCTCTGCTAATTACCCCTCTAGCCTGTTGGGCTGCAGATCTCCCCTCTCGCCTCCCCTCTCGCCTCCCCTCATGCTCTCTCAGCCATTCCCCCTCTTCTGCTTTGTTTAATGGCAGGTCGCAACATCTGTGGTAAAACTCACACATGGTAGGAAGATGAGTCCCCTTACTGATACGTAGGCATAAAGAGGTATGAGAGGTCCATCAAAGACAACCACAGTAGCTGTGGCATGTCAGACAGTCGTCTTTTGAAGGATTCACTAAAGTTAATACAGGTCCTATTTATAACATTCAGTTGCCATGGTTTTAGATAAGAGGCCAAGAATTGCCTCAACAGCACGGTTGTTGTTTTTCCCAGCTGGATTTATGTTTTGAAACATAACATTTCAATCCTCATCTGAACATATAATCTCAAGTAATTCTACAACAACCACCGAGCAGTGTGCATGATGAGGTTATTTGTATATTcatgtgttggtttgtttgtattaGGTGTATTTTCCCTGTCATTTCATTTGCTCCAGCTTTCGGTATCTTTAAAAGGATACAGACCAGACTTTTATTTATTAGAATCTAACCCTTTGAGATGTATCATCCCGAACACAACAAGTCCCCTCATTTAGTGTTTATAAATTGCACATAAATATTACATTCATGTTTTGAAAATTAGTGACAAATATTTGTGACAATATTTGTCACAAATTATAACTTTAAACATTAAGACTTCTTTTATATTGATACTTAACTGTTTATACAACAGCTTGCATATGGGGTTGTACACAggcttaaatatataaatatattaataaacacTCATGACTACATTAAAGTGATtgaatacattattattaaatgtgtaTATACTGCTAGTCGAGGCTATATTGGGGCACATAAGTTAATTAAATCATCAAGACTAATTATTTggtatttaataaaaaatatgcaTCAATATTGTATTCTCCTGTATTAATGCTACTGAACAATTCAGTAGCTGTGGGGCTTCAGTTCTGGGACAGAATCTGTTCCATTGTAAGTCTACACCGTTCCCCCACTTCTTTCTACTTGAAGCTGTGAGCAGTTAAGGCACATGCTTCAGAGAAAAGCCTGTATCAGTGTAACCTGACACCCAGCTCCTTGCCCTCATTCTTAAAGTTTGAGCAGAGGCCTGTTGGACCTGTGGATTAAAACCAGAGTCACCCCTCTTCATTGGCCACATGGACCCCAGGGGCCTGGGGGCTGTTGCTATGGAAAGTATGTCTTGGGATGGCGATTGGGGAGGGGGCTCACTATAGTGGTACTGCTGTAATGTCTTGATGTGGAGTGAGAGGGACAGAAATCTCAGGGATCGAGATTACTCGCTTTTCATAGAAAATAGTCAGGCTTGTGTAATCCCCAGTAAGTGCTGCATGCTCTGTAAACATATAGAGATGCTTCCCAATGCTTGTTAGTGTAATGGCTTAGCTTTATGGCCAGATGTGCAGTAATAGTTAACTTAATTGCTAATGCTTAGCAGGCACTTGTTAGTTTATGTGGAAGCAGGCTCTTTAGAACTGACCATAAACCTGCTGCATGTGGCTGCAGATATTAGTTattgtaaaaaagaaataaagtaatttagaatgaaatatttttttaatattcattacaTCAAAAATACTGGGTTTAAGAATATCCGCAGAGATTTTGGGATTATACATCTGTCTATACAATTATGGCTTTTTTAGGCTGGGATTTTaattaatatgttttatattatcaGCTTTCAGGCTCTTGAAACTCTTAAGCCTAACTGTCTATTTCACATGATTCACAGACTTCATCTTAGTAATAAATATTGGCTGcaattaatgattatttaactTTTGTTGGATCAattgtttataaaataaaataatattaatttaaaacattgatTCAAAAGAGCACAGTAAATCGCTCAGGGGTTTCAAACTGATTATACTGACGCATCAATGACCTCCCAGTCTGCTGCTGTTATGCTTGCTAACCAAGTACATTACAGGATCTAAATGTAAACTGTCTATGTTGCACAAAAAACAATAGCTGTATGTGTCATCTTAAAATCAGAAAAATTAATAATTGGCCCTGCTGCATAATTTGTTATTTTGCACTAAACTCTAAAATCTTCTGTACGTTTTTGTTTCCAGGTAAATTTGAGGAGAAAGAGGACCGGGTTCCCAAACTGGAGCAGCTGAACTCTCTGGGTTTCATGTGCAGCCTGAACCTGGTTCTTAACAAGAAGGATCTGATCAAGAtggagctcctgctgctggagacctTTGGCTGGAATCTGTGCATGCCCACACCCGCCCACTTTATTGACTACTACCTCCATGCCTCTGTGCAGGAGGGCGACCTGTACAACGGCTGGCCCCTATCCTCCCTCTCCAAAACCAAGGCTTTCATGGACAAATACACTCATTACTTTCTGGAAGTCTCACTGCAAGGTGGGTCTGGAAGTGGAGGGTGACATTGCTTTGTTTGTTCATTAATATATTTGCTTGTGATGTAAGTTTGAGGGAAGGATTCATAAAACTCTTGTGTCTGGATTCTTCTAGATCACGCCTTCCTGAGTTTCCGACCATCTCAGGTCGCTTCTGCGTGTGTGGCAGCCTCTCGCATTTGTCTGCAGATTTCCCCAAGCTGGACGACAGCTCTGCATCTGCTAACAGGCTACACCTGGGACCACCTCACCCAGTGCATTGAACTTATGCTGCTGTAAGAgatacacaagacacacacacacacacatgtacatatagagaaaagaaatccaAGCAGATGAGCCTCTGACTTTAAGgccactctctcactctgtaGTTTTGTTGCCATGGTTTTTGGATTATAAGACACAGAGGCTTATAACGCTGTGTGCAATAATGTGGTGTGTAATTTAACAACATTAATTAAGTTGGACATTTTTTGGGCAGCGggaggcagtgtgtgtttgtttgtctgctccCCTGTAAGTACAATTGTTTGGACATGTTCAGACTAATTGTGTGGGAGTAAAAAGGGTTGTTTCACACTGATCTCTACTCCCGTTAATGGATTTCTCTGACCACTGGAAATCTTTGCAGGGAAATGTCCCTGATGTGTTCACACGTTGTGTTTTCTCCCTACAATACAATAATGGGATTAGTTATTTTTCATTacttaatataaagtatttatttttcatcttcatgATGATGACGGAGATATTTGTCCCTCCACAGTGCTCATGACAACGACGTAAAGGAGGCCAACAAAACCAAATCCACTCCTCCTCACCGTCCCTCCTCCCTGCAGACTCAGCCCCAgatctctcacctctctccagTGTCAGCCATCCAGAGACCgacctcctcctcgtcctccacctcttccacaCCACAGCTGCTCTTTCAACCTGATGGCTTCCCGCACCTCTCCCAGCATTCCCCGTCCCTATCCCATCTGCAAGCGCTCGCTGACTCTCAGGCTCTGGGGCCCATCGGGACCATGTCTCAGGATTTCCTTCAGACCCACAGGATGGGTTTGTTATCTGGGGttccctccctgactcctggGAGTGGGTTCGCCTCTTACCCAAGCCTGACCGCAGGTCTTCAGCCGGTAACACGTGCTCTGCCGCTCCAGGCCCCGATTTCTGTACAGATGGCTCTAGCAGGTGAGCCACGGCACTGTCTGAGTATGGCCTACAGCGGGGGCTACCTGGGGGCTCATCACACCTTTGCAGCCGGCTGCTTTGACAGGTGACGccaggagacggagagagatcGCAAACCGCCGCGGGTGTGCACTTCTGCGCTTTCATCCCGGCTTCCTACCCTGAAACATCCACTCAcggacctcctctctctctccgtcggCACGGCAACACCTTCAGCACATCCAGCCCCCCCGCCCATCTCACAGACACGCCTAAAACGCAAGCAAAGGTCCAAAGGCAAGATGGACCCGGTGGAAGTCATCACACTGTCGTGACAAACGCTCCACTGGCTCATGAAATACTGAGGCATTGCAAAAATGTTATTGCCATACTCTGAACTGGTTTTTCTAGATCTGTGTAATTGTTGACTGTCATCACTGTGAATGAGATGAAAGCAGCAGTGTGATCGAACACCCACCTCATTCAGTGCCTGAGCTCAGTTGTGTGATAGCTGAGCCAATTTTAGAAGTGCACAGAGCAGCAGTATCCGGGATAAGGATATCTTGCTGCttgacatgttttcttttcttcattttctaaTCCAAATTTTTTCACAAATGTAAAGAGACAAATTGGCTGGAATTGTTTCTTGAGCCGTCATTTAGAGGCGAGGGCAGAAGAAACAGAGGCTTGTTGCTGATTTGGCAAGAAACAAGGCTATGCACGTTACTGAAATGTTTAGGTTGCGTGTCCTCAATGTCAGCAAACATTGATCTAATGTAAGCCCTGTTTGAGCTGAAGGGCCCCTCTGAGAATTCCTCACCACATAAGACCTCAGAGGGGACGAAGAATTCATTGTTTTGTTCACAGCAGGTGACGTCCGCTGCTCGAACGGGCCTGtggtgtgatttttttttttttctctctctcgttccTCTCCTCACTGTCATTGtcatctcttctctcccacCTCCAAAGTCGAGCCTTGTGGCAGAGCCATCACACACATGTGTGATAATGTGTCTGGCTTGTAGCTGCAGGCTTTGTCACACTAAAGTTTGAATTTCTCCAACATCCGCCGCTCAAAGACTTGAACACACACCGATGTGACTGGACCAGCGCGGTGAAGGAGACGTGGACTTTGGTTGTGTATTGTACATATGAATTGCTGCTGCCTTCTTATGACCTgttggttctgtgtctgtgttaatgACTCCAATGTTTACATGAACCACTAAGTATCAGGGACTTTAACAAGATTACTTGAATATGATGCCATTGAAACATGCCATAGCTTTTATTTATAACGACTTGTTTTTTCTTGATTTATTCGTATTCATTTTGTTTGATGTAGTGTAGCTTTTTTTTAtaccaacaaagaaaaaaaacatttgttaataatattttttgtaCCTGTTCATAGTAATTGTATTTTCAGGCTCAGGTTTTATGGCTGAATTCACAGCCCACTCATTACTCTGTACTTTTATGCTTTAAAGCGGATGCTCCTGCAGCATCTGTGGGGTCTGAAATGTCCCCCTTCTTCATCACTGGACCATACACTGCTGAAAACTCAGTAAATGAACGCACAAAATGGTGCGCTTTGCATGGCTGTGGAACAACCTCGTGGTCACTGCGTTCACACAAAAACGTCTTTAGCCGGTGTAATTGCTTCCAAGATTTCTAAAGCtgcaatccccactcttccacttcctgttagAATTTAAACGCATCCAGATTCCCGGTGCCAGTAGCTCACTAGTTACCATGGCAATACTTTGAATGACTATCCCAAGTTCCGGGATGTGGTTAGCTGAATTGGTCTGGTAACTaatctttgttttcctccatgGTTATTATCTTGATTTAATGGTCTAAATCTCAAacatattattaatttactATCATATTTGACCAAGTGGAAATGTTTGACATAATTGTAtctaaaaatcaaaaaaatccaCTGAGCCTCTCAAATAATGTAAGCATGTGAAAGTTTCTGAAAAGTTTTGAAAGATATGTCAGACCACAGTGCATTTTGGCTTGTTAGGTTTCTGTGTGGAAATGAAAGTACAGGAGTAGGTTGGCTGTGGTAAAATTGGAAAGATATTTACAGATTCTGACGTTACAGATTGAttactaaaaaacaaaacgtccATAAAACACAAGCCTAGCCTCCTTTCCTTCAGAGTAAAATACACAACCATCTACCgatttatttcacttttccAAAGTGAGAGTTGTATTCGGACCAGGAGGAGACTATTTATATGTGTATTGATTTGGGTGACTCTACACTCTCCAGCAGTGATCCTTATTGAATATTTTGGGATATGTGTTTTTGGCGCTGCCCACTCGTCTCACTGCCGGCTGTGCGTAGGGGCCAAAGGTTTTCCTCCTGATAGGATTTCTGCTCGTTTTGGTGAGATATagctgcagctggttgtgtACATTAATCTGATTGGAAGGAGGATTAGCTAGTGTTGTCTGACATATCACATGCCCAAGCAGTAGTGTTGTTTGCTTGCTCTGGGAGAAATCATTCCACATAATATTTTGTAAATTGTTGCAATTCCTCACAGaatttgcttttcacacatgatCTTAAGTTGACTCTTACTtttcaaactgtttattttgtagACTTGAGACATCTTACTGTGTCACAGCTGCCATTCACAGTCGGACCTGTGCATCTCTTAGATAACACTACATGAAGCCCACTGAACACTACAACA from Limanda limanda chromosome 10, fLimLim1.1, whole genome shotgun sequence carries:
- the ccnjl gene encoding cyclin-J-like protein isoform X2, with the protein product MERELQWWKGQLAADIHQSLRIKELKLPVYRAHSPQIGMRRYFADLLAILSNRYQLCPTARHLAVYLLDLFMDHYDVAVKQLYVIALSCLLLASKFEEKEDRVPKLEQLNSLGFMCSLNLVLNKKDLIKMELLLLETFGWNLCMPTPAHFIDYYLHASVQEGDLYNGWPLSSLSKTKAFMDKYTHYFLEVSLQDHAFLSFRPSQVASACVAASRICLQISPSWTTALHLLTGYTWDHLTQCIELMLLAHDNDVKEANKTKSTPPHPPQLLFQPDGFPHLSQHSPSLSHLQALADSQALGPIGTMSQDFLQTHRMGLLSGVPSLTPGSGFASYPSLTAGLQPVTRALPLQAPISVQMALAGEPRHCLSMAYSGGYLGAHHTFAAGCFDR
- the ccnjl gene encoding cyclin-J-like protein isoform X1, yielding MGKMERELQWWKGQLAADIHQSLRIKELKLPVYRAHSPQIGMRRYFADLLAILSNRYQLCPTARHLAVYLLDLFMDHYDVAVKQLYVIALSCLLLASKFEEKEDRVPKLEQLNSLGFMCSLNLVLNKKDLIKMELLLLETFGWNLCMPTPAHFIDYYLHASVQEGDLYNGWPLSSLSKTKAFMDKYTHYFLEVSLQDHAFLSFRPSQVASACVAASRICLQISPSWTTALHLLTGYTWDHLTQCIELMLLAHDNDVKEANKTKSTPPHRPSSLQTQPQISHLSPVSAIQRPTSSSSSTSSTPQLLFQPDGFPHLSQHSPSLSHLQALADSQALGPIGTMSQDFLQTHRMGLLSGVPSLTPGSGFASYPSLTAGLQPVTRALPLQAPISVQMALAGEPRHCLSMAYSGGYLGAHHTFAAGCFDR